The genomic region CTATAAACACTATCATGTTCATCTAAAAAATGGACATCGCCAGTAGCTACTACCGGCTTATCTAGTTTTTCGGCTAATGAGATGATTTTTTTGTTGATTTGCTGGATTTCTAACTCACTATTTACAATGTCTTTATCTATAAGAAAACGGTTGTTGTTAATTGGCTGTACCTCAAGATAATCATAAAATTTTGCAACTTCCTCTATATAACTTTCTTCTTCATTGTTAAGATACATCTGAAATATTTCTCCTGCCTCACAAGCCGAGCCTATTATTAACCCATTTGATAGGTTTTTAATAAGGGCTTTGCTTAGTTTGGGTTTTTTATAAAATAACTTAGTATGTGCAATGGATATCAGCTTATAAAGGTTTTTTAACCCTTCATAGTTTTTAACTAGTAAAATACAATGAAATGCTTTCTTATTTTTAAGTTTCTTATCAGAAGGGATAAGTGACAAAGATTTCAGACTGTTAAAACCTAATTCCTTACTTTCTTTAAATAGTTCAAGAAGAAGTAACGCAGTTGCCTTACAGTCATCTTCGGCTCTATGGTGATTTTGTAAGCTAATATTGTAATGGTCTGCTAATGTATTTAGTTTATAATCTTTAACACCTGATGTAAGGAGTCTACTCAAATTTAAAGTATCAAGAGCTAGATAATTAAAGTTAATACCTTGTTTTTTGCAGGCTGAATCCAAAAACCCTAAGTCAAACTTTGCATTATGGGCTACCAATATAGAGTCACCACAAAAATCTTTAAACTGTGGGAGCACTTTATCCAAAGTGGGGGCTCCATCGACATTTTCGTTAGTTATACCAGTAATTTCTGTGATTTTTCTGGGAATATCCTTACTAGGTTTAATAAAGGAGGTGAAAGTTTCAATAATATTACCATTTTCAATCTTAGCTGCTCCAATTTCAATGATTTCATCTGTCTTGTTATTTAGTCCGGTGGTCTCAAAATCAAAAACAACATATGATAATTTTTCATAATTATCGTCGTTTAGTTTCGTTTTATCTCCAAAAAACACTTCGTTTTCTTCATCCTCAACCAAATATGTTTCTACACCATATATAACTTTAATATCATTGTCTTGGCCTGCCTGTGCCGCATCTGGAAAAGACTGCACAACACCATGGTCTGTAATGGCAATCGCTTTGTGATCCCACTTAGCGGCTCTTTTGATTAAATCTTTGACAGTAACTGTCGCGTCCATAGTACTCATTTTAGTATGGGCATGAAGCTCAACTCTTTTATCCTCAGCATCATCCATTTTAACGGTGGGAGTAAAAGCATTAATTGAATTTGGGAAAAACGTCAATTCTTGACTATACCTATCCGGTTGAACATAGCCAAACACTTTTACATAATCTCCCTTGTTTAAGCTAGGACGCTGTTGACCACTTTCTAAAAAGTATTTGCAGGTAATTGAGTCAGTGTTGTCAGTAATATCAAAACTAAGTAAAGTTCTACCAGTTCTAAATTCGATATATTCCATATTAAATATCATTCCTGCCACACTAATATTTTTATCCTCTTCTATAATCGTCGAAATGTTAATAGGTTGTTTAGTAATTTGCTTGCCGACAATTACATGACTTGTTTGACCAGTTATTTCTTTTGACTCTTGTTTTTTATTGTCTTTTATTTTCTTCTCTAGTGTCTTTATATAGTCTTCTTCTTCTTTTTTATGTGTATTAGATACTTTGCTTTTTTGCTGAAGAAGCTGTTGATTTAAAGTAATGCTAACTTTAGCTTCACACTGTATATGTTTTCGTATAAATTTTTCTAGCCATGCTGCTAATCCGTTTTGCTGAGCACAGAAATAATGAATTTTATTGGGTATGGATAGTTTCACTAAAATACCATCAACATCTATCTTCCAGTTTTGCGTACTGCTTTTAAAGGCAGGAAAATCCGTTTCAATTCGCTCCAAAATATATTTTTCATTCATTCTAATTAAATTAGACAAATTGCTTGCTTTAAAGTTCCCCTGTATACACACACCTATTTTAACATCAGGAACAACTAAGCTAAGCTGCTTCTTTAACTCTTTAAATGAGTCCTCGCAATAGTTTAATTCACTGATATAAACAACCCATCTGTTATGATGGGTTGAAACTGAAATCTTATTAATTTTTAATGATTGCTTAGATAAAAATTTTTTAGCTTCCATAGAAATCCCCTAACCATCATAGTTTACTTTGTCCACTCCGCTAACAGCTGCTAACTCCCCTAATAAACGTTGCAAAGATACTTTTGTTGTTAAGCTTAGGATAAGGTCTATTTCCATACCTTTATCATCAATAGAAGATAAAGATACATTCCTTATATCAATGTTATAACTTCCTATATGTGAAGCAATTTCTCCTAAAATACCCGGTCTATCCTGTACTTCTATTTTAACTTTTATAGTCTGTTTAGTAAATAGCAGTTTTTGTTCTAATTTAGAAAACACCATTAACACAACTACAATTAAAAAAGTAGTTGTAATCGCTATAGATATATAACCAAAACCTACTGCCATACCAGTTCCTGCTACGGCCCATAAACTAGCTGCTGTAGTTAACCCTCTTATCGAAGAACCTTCTTTCATGATTGTTCCTGCACCTAAAAATCCTATCCCACTCACAATCTGAGCCGCAATTCGACTAGGGTCCCCCACTTGATACATTTCATATACTTTCCAGGAGACGATGGTAATAAGTGCCGAACCTACACAAACTAACGCATGAGTGCGAAACCCCGCAGGGTGATTATTTATTTCTCTTTCTAAGCCAACAACACTGCCTAATATAATAGCTAACAAAAGTACGCCAGATAACTGTAGTACAGCCATAATTCCCTCCTTTACTCTATCAAAAAACCCTAGATTTAACTAGGGTTTTTTATATAATAGTGGACAATTTCCCAATACATTTTCATTCTGGCAACAAAGCCTTTTAAAACTCCTAACTTTTCCTCTTTCATGACATGGCTCATATCCGGCAACTGGACAACTTGTAGATTTATTTTATTATTTTCCACAAACCGAGTTAATGCTAACTCTACGCCAAACCTAGAAACGTCAAGATCGGAAACTTTGTGTAACAATTCTCTTTTAATTGCCCTCTGACCTGAAAGGTAAGGAGCAACTTTTTGCGCTAGATCAGTTGTCGCACGCCCCTGTGAAAATACCCCTAAAGTCATTAATGTATCACCCCTTAACACAGGTGATAATAAGCTTTCTACATGTGTATCTGTCAACCCTATTAAATCGGCATCTAAAAATAGTATAATGTCAGCACCACAACTTTTCAACCCCTCATTCATTGCCCCACCCTTACCTTTATTTTCAGTAAGTTCAATAACCCTAGCACCATTGTTTTTAGCGACTTGGGCAGTCTTGTCTGTAGACCCATCACTTACCACAATAACCTCTGATACATTTTTATTACCCTTTACCACCTTTACAACATTACCAATGGTTTTTTCCTCGTTGTAAGCTGGAATTATACATGTAGCTGACAAATTAATTTCCTCCTTTAGAAGTAACTATCTAAAGCTTCCACAACTTTTTCTGCATCAAGCAAAAGTTTGTCTTTACTTTGCCTATACTTAATTTCCACTTGATTATCTGCTGCATTTTTACCAACAATAATTTGCACTGGCACCCCAATAAGCTCGTGGTCTTTAAACTTAACTCCCACTCTTTCTTTACGGTCATCAATAATTACATCAAATTTATCTTTTAATTTATCATAAATATCCTCTGCTAGGTTTAACTGTTCTTCTTTTTTTACATTAACAGGAATAACGGAAACCTGAAATGGCCCTAAAGCTTTCGGCCAAATAATCCCGTCCTCATCATGGTTTTGTTCAATTACTGCTGCTAGTAGGCGATTAACACCTATTCCATAACAACCCATAAGAAGTGGCTTTTCTTTCCCGTCCTTGTCTAAAACTGTGGCATTTAGACTTTCTGAGTACTTTGTTCCAAGCTTAAAAATATGACCAACTTCAATTCCTTTTGAACTACTTAAAACCTCACCACAGCGTGTACATGATTCCCCCTCTTTTGCTGACCTTATATCGGCAATAATGTCAGGAGTAAAGTCGCGTCCTATATTGCAGTTTATTAGGTGGACACCCTTTTTATTACCACCTACAACAAAATTTCTCATCTTCTCAACTTCTTTGTCACAAATTATAGTAACGTCTTTTAGGTTTAATGGACCAGTAAATCCTGCTTCACTTTTAATCTCTTTGATTTCTTCTTCAGATGCAGGCTCTAACAAAGAAGTATCTAGTATAGTGTTAAGTTTTGTTTCATTTATCTTTTGGTCACCTTTTACTAAGGCCACAAACATTCTTTCATTATTTGTATAAACCCTAGCCTTTACTATATTATGAGGCAAAACGTTTAAAAAATCCGCCACCTCATCTATCGAACTAGCATTTGGGGTGTCAACTTGCTTTAATTCCTTAGGGGCCTCCTCAGACTTTATTGACGTGATTTTGCTAACAGCTTTTTCTAGGTTAGCTGCATATCCACATTCGGCACAATATATTATGTCGTCTTCCCCCACTTCGCTGATTACCATAAACTCATGGGAGTGAGATCCACCTATATTACCTGAGTCTGCCTCTACAACCTGATATTTTAAATCTAATCGTGACAATATACGTTTATATGCGTCAAACATCTTGTCATAACTTAGATCTAAGCCATCTTGGTCAATATCAAAACTATATCCATCTTTCATAATAAACTCGCGGCTACGCATTACTCCAAATCTCGGTCTTCTTTCGTCTCTATATTTGGATTGGATTTGATACAACGAAAGCGGAAGATTGCGATATGACCTAAGGTCGTTCCGAACTATATCTGTAAATATTTCTTCGTGGGTCGGCCCTAGACAAAACTCTCTATTATGCCTATCCTTAAGTCTAAACATCTCATCTCCATATTCATCCCATCTTTGAGACTCTTTCCATAACTCTGCAGGTTGTATAGCAGGTCCTAGGATTTCCAAGCTGCCTGCGCTGTCCATTTCTTCACGAATGATGTTTTCCACTTTTTTTAAAATCTTATAGCCTAACGGTAAGTAAGAATAAACTCCTGATGCTTGCTTTCTGATTAAGCCTGCCCTTAACATTAGCTGATGACTGACGGTTTCTGCCTCAGCAGACGCTTCTCTTAATGTAGGCAAGAAATATTTTGATGTTCTCATTATACTACCTCCTATAATAATAAAATCTCCTCCCTTAAACAGGGACGGAGATCCGCGGTACCACCCAGATTGACACATAATATGTATCCTCTTTGTTTGGCTATATAGCACCACCTATTTGACTCAGAAACTGGTTCAATAAGTTAGCGGATGGAGTTCTCAATCAACCTCCATTCCCTGTACCGCTTACCCTATTTACTATTTTCCATCAACGTCATGCAATATTTTGATGTATTATAACATTATCTTTCTATTTTGTCAATTTCTTTAAATAGCTCATCAAGCAGCTGCCCTGTAGGAACAGTCTTTAGGATATGTCCCTTTGAAAAAACAATTCCTTTTGACTTTCCTCCAGCGATACCAACATCTGCATCTTTAGCTTCACCAGGACCATTTACCACACAACCCATAACTGCAACTTTTATATCGCTTTTGTAATCTTTTAATCTTTCCAAAACCTTTTGAGATAAACTTTCAATATCCACATCACATCTACCACATGTAGGACAGGATACAACCTCTGTCTTTACTTTATTGGTAGGTAAATTTAGCGAGTGTAAGATTTCATATGCAACTTCCACTTCATTGATAGGGTCTGAAGTCAGCGAAACTCTTATGGTATCTCCTATCCCCTTGTATAAAAGGGTGCCAATACCTAGAGCAGATTTAACTGTCCCAGCTTGTAATAACCCGGCCTCTGTAACCCCTAAATGTAGTGGGTAATCAAGCTTTTCAGATATCTTTGTGTATGCCTCTATAGTGGTTACTACATCTGATGATTTTAATGAAATACATATATCGTTAAAATCGAGCTTTTCTAAAATTTCAACTTCTCTAAGGGCAGCTCTTACCATCTTCTCTGCTGTGCTAATGTCGTCTCTAACCGATAGATCTTGTGGAAGTGAGCCGCTGTTTACTCCTATGCGTATGGGAATTGACCCATCTTTTGCTTTTTCTACCACAGCGGTCACATACTCTTTTTTGCCAATATTCCCAGGGTTTATGCGCACCTTATCAACACCATTTTCTATAGCTAATAATGCCAGTTTATGGTCAAAGTGGATATCTGCCACTAAAGGAATGTTCGTTAATCTTTTAATCTCAGAAATCGCTTTAGCACTTGCTACATCAGGAACTGCAAGCCTGACTATCTGACAACCAACTTCTTTAAGTTTCGTTATCTGCCTTACAGTGCTATTAACATCAGCAGTCTTTGTGTTTGTCATAGACTGTATAACAATTGGGTTTTTGCCACCAATTTTTATTTCTCCAACTTTTATCTCTTTAGTTTTTCTTCTATTAATCATAATTCACCTCAGGAAAGTAGTCTCATAATATCATTAAACATCACTACGACAAATAGTAACAGCAAAAATAAAACACCAATAACATGGACAAAACCTTCCTTTTCAGGATCCACAGGCTTACCTCTAACGCCTTCTACTATAAGAAATACCAATCTGCTACCATCTAGCGCCGGTATTGGTAAAAGGTTTAAAATCCCTAAGTTTACACTTAGTACAGCTGTAAACATTATTAAATTTGCAATGCCAAATCTAACAGTTTCTCCTACTAGTGCCACTATTCCTACAGGGCCTGCAAGATCATCAATAGAGCCTTCGCCCCCAAAAAATAAATTTCTAAGCCCTTCAAATATAAGCCTACCGACCATAACGGTTTCAGAAAAACCGTAGGAGATTGATTCTATAAAGCCTAGCCTACTACGTGGAGGGGTTATACCAATAACACCTCTTTCACCTGTTTCATCATACTGAGGAACCACTGAAATAGACTTAGAAGTGCCTTCTCTTAATATATTAATATTTAAACTTTTATTTGGAGAGTCGCTTATAACTTCTACCATTTCCTCCCAAGTAGTTATTTCTTGTTGATTAATGCTTACTATTTCATCTCCTGAAAGAAAGCCAGCTTCATCGGCAGGTTCTCCCTGAACAACAGCTCCAATTTCTGGCTCATTTGTGGCTAAACCAAAAGCGAAGGCAACCAACATAAAAAGCAATATGGCCAGTATAAAATTCATAAACGGTCCAGCTAATACAAACATAAACCTCTCAAGCACAGACTTTGACTGCATACTTCCTTCTTTAGATCGTTCTTCTTCATCCTCACCTAAAACTCGAACGTATCCACCTAATGGAAACAACCTGATCGCATATAACGTTTCAGCTTTTTTAAACTTTGCTATGGCAGGACCAAACCCAATAGCGAAATCTTTGACGTGCATACCTACACCTTTCGCTACTAAAAAGTGTCCTAACTCATGTACCGTAATCAGCACACCTAAAACTATAGCAGCTACAACAATTGACATCTAATCACCCCTTTATTATTCCCAAGGTACATTCCCTTGCCCAACTATCTACCTCCAAAACTTCGTTTAAAGAGGGAGCGTAAATAGTTTTATGCTTAGAAAGAACTGTTCCTATAATCTTAGATATGTCTGTAAAAGAAATTTTACCACTTAAAAAAGATTCAACACAAACTTCATTTGCTGCATTTAAAACTGCTGGGTTACTTCCCCCTGTTTTAATAGCATCTATACATAAGGATAAACCATCGAATGTTTCATAGTCTGGTCTCTCAAAAGTTAAACTTTGAGAAAATAAATCTAATCGTTTAAAGTTATTTTTAAACCTTGATGGATATGAAAAAGCATAGCTGATAGCCATCCTCATATCAGAAGGACCCATCTGAGCAATTATATTTCCATCAGAAAACTCTACTGCGGAATGAATTATACTCTGCGGATGAACTACAACTTCAATTTTATTTAAGTCTATGTCAAATAACCACTTAGCTTCTATTACTTCTAACCCTTTATTTATCAAGGTAGCAGAGTCAATCGATATCTTATTTCCCATGCTCCAATTAGGGTGCTTTAAAGCGTCTTTTGGCGTTATTGTAGCGAGATCTTCTTTAGTTTTACCCCGAAATGGTCCTCCGGAGGCTGTTAAATATATTTTTTCTACAGAATCAATTTCATTATTCCCAATTGCCTGAAATATCGCCGAATGTTCACTATCGACAGGAAGAATTACGTTATCTGTTTGTTTTGCCAACTCCATAATTAAATGACCTGCTGTTACTAAAGTTTCTTTGTTAGCTAATGCCACTTTTTTATTAGCTTTTACAGCACTATAAGTAGGAATTAAGCCGGCAGTTCCAACAATTGCTGATAGCACAGTATCAACATCTTCGCATGATGCAGCATAAACAACTCCTGATTCCCCGCCTAAGACTTTAATATCAGTATCAGCGAGGCGATGTTTTAGCTCTAGTGCACTTTTCTCATCGTAAATGCCCACAACCTTAGGTTTAAACTTTCGAGCTTGCTCTTCGACCAAGGCAATATTTCTATTAGCAACTAAACTGTAAACAGATAAGTGCTTTGCTTTTTCTATTACTTCTAGTGCCTGTTTCCCCACTGAGCCAGTGGAGCCAAGTATCGCTATATTCATATTACATCACCTTCAATTTTAAATTATATAAAATAAAGAAAAAGTATGTACCCTAGAGGAACAACAAACAGTAGGCTATCTATTCTGTCTAATACTCCCCCATGCCCTGGCAAAATATTACCAGAGTCTTTTATGTTACATTTTCTCTTAATTGCTGACTCAAACAAGTCACCGGTTTGGGCAAGGACACTACCTAAAAAAGCGAGAATAAAAGCTTCGTGAAAATCTAAAATATCCAACTGATAATTCAAAGTTAGCACCACTAGCGTGCAAAGTGCTAACCCACCTAAAGCACCTTCGATAGTTTTTTTAGGAGAAATCGAAGGAATTAATTTGTTTTTCCCTAATGTTAAACCTACAAAGTATGCCCCTGTGTCTGTTACCCATGGTATCAATAGTATTATTAGCACATATAAAAAACCTTGGGACTGGTTTCTAACTATCCCTAACATCCATAAAGGCAGGTATATATACGGAATTGCCATAATTAAGTAAGAAAGCGTCTTGATTTTTTCCGTTTCAAAGTTGACAACCAGTAAGTATATCCCCACTAGCATGAAAAAAATGGTAAAAGCTACATATAAAGGGGTAGCGGTGAAAAAGGTTATAGCTCCGAAAATTGTTAGAGGAATAAGAACCGTGGTGGTTGCTAGCTTTAACATTTTAGCATACTCGTTAGTTGCTATTACAGCAGCGGTTAAAAGTAATAAATTTAATAAAATACCGCCATACCATACTAATAGTAAAAGCAAAGGGATACCAATTACTGCTGTACATATTCTTTTGCCCATCACTTCTTCCTCCCAAATATGCCGCCATACCTTCGATTTCTCTTTTGGTAAGTTTCGATAGCTTTTAAGTATTCTTTTTCACCAAAGTCTGGCCAAAGAGTTTCACAAAAATATAATTCACTATAGGCAATTTGCCAAAGTAAATAATTGCTTACCCTGGTTTCGCCACCAGGTCTGATTAGCAAATCAGGATCTTTTATTTTTGCCGTTTCTAAATATGTAGAAAAGCTTTGTTCATTTAAAGCTTCTAAATCAATTTTTCCCTCTTTAAACTCTAAGGCGATATTTTTAGTAGCCTCGATTATCTCATTTCTGCCACCATAATTTATAGCAAATATCACATTCAAACCTGTGTTGTTAGAAGTTTTGTCTTTAGCTCTATTTATTGCATCTTGAGTTTGTCTTGGTAATCTCGCCACATCCCCTATAGTGGTTATTTTGATGTTATTTTCATGAATTTCTTTTAGTTCTTCACCTAAAAACTCCACCGGTAGTTTCATCAAATAGTTAACTTCTTTTTCAGGTCTTTTCCAGTTTTCCGTTGAAAAGGCATATAATATTAAGTTTTTTACACCAATTTCGCCACTGACTTCGGTGATTTTCTTTAACGAATCTACCCCCCGCCTGTGACCCATTACTCTTGGCAAGCCTCTTTTTTTCGCCCATCTACCGTTACCATCCATTATTATAGCTACGGTTTCTGGCACATTTTTTGTATCGACTTTGTTGTTCATAAATGACAATTTTATTCCCCCCAAACTTAGTTCAGCCGGCAAAGATAGTGAATTTTCAATTAGCGCAGGATTGTTTTTCCCTCAGTAATTGTTGCTAAATTAGATAAATTAACCCTCCCTTATTAATAAAGGGAGGGTTTTTCTATCTTTGTTTTACTATATAAAGCAATAATTTATTGTTTCGCCTTATTTGCTTTACTACCCGCCACTTAAAAGGGTCAGCTTCTTGTTCATCTTCTAAGTTAATTAGCTCATATTCTATTTCTTTATGGACTAAAACCTTTGTTGCTTCCTGAAGGTTTAAAGCAAGTAAATTCAATAAATTACACCTCTAATATTTCTTCTTCTTTATTTTGTATAATTCTGTCAGCTTCTTTTATAAACTGGTCTGTGATCTTTTGGATTTCTTCCTGAGCTTTTCTGCTTTCATCTTCTGATATTTCATTATCTTTTTCTAGAGATTTCACCATCTCGTTACCGTCTCTGCGTACATTTCTAATAGCTACTTTTCCGTCTTCACCCTTTTGTTTAACATAGCGTACTAACTCTGATCTTCTTTCTTGGGTTAGAGCCGGTATTGCCAGCCTAATTACTGAGCCATCGTTACTAGGTGTTAAACCAAGGTCTGATTTTAAAATTGCTTTTTCTACTTCAGGAATAACTGTCTTATCCCATGGTTGAACTACTAACAATCTTGGTTCTGGAGTTGAAATGTTTGCTAGCTGGTTTAATGGCGTTTGAGCACCATAGTAATCTACTACTATTCGGTCAAGTAAGCTAGGCGTTGCTCGTCCAGCCCTTACTGAGTTTAACTCTGTTTGTAAAGATTCTACAGCCTTTTTCATTCTAGTCTTTAAGTCGGAATAAATATCGTTAACCATTATTCTCCCCCTTTACTATTGTACCTATTTTTTCTCCCATTACTGCCTTTTTGATATTGCCTTCTTTGTTTAACGCAAAGACAATAAGGGGAATATTATTATCCATACAAAGTGATGATGCAGTGGAGTCCATAACTCCAAGGTTTTTATTTAATACATCAATATAAGTCAATTCTTCAAACTTCTTAGCATCTGCATTTTTAAGTGGATCGCTGTCATATACGCCATCCACTTTACCCTTAGCTAGAAGTATTGTTTCAGCGCCAATTTCTGCAGCTCTTAATGCAGCTGTCGTATCGGTAGAGAAGTAAGGATTTCCAGTGCCAGCTGCAAAAATAACAACTCGTCCCTTAGCTAAATGGTTAATAGCTCTTCTTCTTATGTATGGTTCCGCTATTTGTCTCATTTCTATAGCAGTTTGTACTCTGGTTACTACACCAATAGATTCTAAGGCATCTTGTAAAGCCAAACTGTTAATGGTAGTTGCCAACATACCCATATAGTCTGCAGTTGCTCGTTCCATTCCTTTATGGCTTGCAGTGGCACCTCGCCATATGTTGCCACCGCCAACAACTATAGCTACCTCAGTGCCTATTTCTTTTACTTCCTTGATTTGAGTTGCTATTGATTTTAAAACTGAGCTATCTATGTTAGAGCCTTCTTGTCCAGCAAGGGCTTCACCACTTAGTTTTAAAATTATACGATTAAACTTAGGCATTTAAAAAATATCCCCCTTTTTGTTTCTAGATACTTGTTTGAAATTCCTTTATTTTTTTAAAAAAGAGCACTAAGGGGTGCTCTTTTTTAAAAAAATGTATTTAAATTAAACTTGAGCTGCTTTTTTTACTTCTTCTACAAAATCTTCTTCTTTTTTGTCTAAGCCTTCTCCAACTTCATATCTTACAAAACGGCGGATAGAAATATTCTCACCAATTTTAGCGATCTTCTCGGTCAATAACTCCTGAACAGTTTTGTCACCATCTTTAACAAACTCCTGTTCAAGTAGACATACTTCTCCATAATATTTATTTATACGTCCCTCTACCATTTTTTCAACTATATGTTCAGGCTTGCCCTCATTAAGGGCTTGATTTTTAAGAACTTCTTTTTCTCTCTCTATTTCTTCTTGTGGAACTTCTTCTCTTGAAATATATGAAGGGTTTGCAGCTGCTATTTGCATTGCAATATCATTCACAAATTGTTTAAACTCATCATTTTTTGCAACAAAGTCAGTTTCAGCATTTACTTCTACTAAAACACCGATTCGTCCATCTCCATGTATGTATGCCTCAACAACACCTTCAGCAGCCACTCTTCCAGATTTTTTAGCAGCAGCAGAAAGTCCCTTTTCTCTTAGGTAATCAACAGCCTTTTCCATATCTCCCTCAGTTTTAGTAAGGGCTTTTTTACAGTCCATCATTCCAGCACCAGTTTTTTCTCTTAGCTCTTTAACATGTTTTGCAGAAATCATATCTTAAATCCTCCCTTATAGTAATTATCTAGGTTTTAAAAAAAGGTAAGGGCCACAAATAACTACCCGTGGCATCTCCTTACCTTAAGCTTATTATTCTTGTTCCCCTTGTCTTCCTTCTATAACTGCATCAGCAATTTTAGTTGTAATAAGGGTAACTGCACGGATAGCATCGTCGTTACCTGGAATCACGTAATCAATTTCATCAGGATCACAGTTTGTATCCACAATAGAGATTACCGGAATGTCCAAGTTGCGGGCTTCAGCGATAGCTATTCTTTCTTTTCTTGGGTCTACTACAAAGATTGCATCAGGAGCTTTTTTCATTTCTTTGATTCCACCAAGGTTTCTCTCTAGCTTATCTCTCTCTTTTTTAAGGTTAATAACTTCTTTTTTAGGAAGTACATCGAATGTTCCATCTTCTTCCATTTTTTCTAGTTCTTTTAACCTATCGATTCTTTTGCTTATTGTGTCAAAGTTAGTTAACATTCCACCTAACCATCTTTGACTTACAAAATACATGCCTGCTCTTTTAGCTTGCTCTTCAACAGCCTCCTGAGCTTGCTTTTTAGTACCGACAAAAAGTACAGTACCTCCATTTGCTGCTACATCTTTTACATAGTTATAAGCAGCCTCCATTTTTGTAACTGTCTTTTGTAGATCAATTACATAAATACCATTTCTTTCTGTGAAAATGTACTCCGCCATCTTAGGGTTCCAACGACGGGTTTGGTGTCCAAAGTGTACACCTGCCTCTAAAAGTTGTTTCATTGAAATAATTGCCATTATAACTTCCTCCTTCCTGGTTTGCCTCCGCTCTTTAAAAGTGATCTAAACCATAAGGTCACCAGTATCACTAACGAGCGTGCGTTTTACAACATTAGTAGTATAACATATTCTTCATTTTTATACAATATAAATTTGTTTTAATTAAAATTAAGATTCATTGCAGGAACTACTTCATCATTTTCATTAAATATCACAGTTACCGGGATGGTAAAAAAAGACGTTGGTTTTAGCTGTATAATGTTATCATTGAAATGCTCAGTTAGCATTACCTCGGCGGTTGACTCAATATCAGCAGCGATGCTTTGGGCCAATTCATTTTCATCGATGTTGGCCAACAACTCTAACATTGAGTACTCAACATTTTGTTTAAAGTTTTTTTCCATAGACCCGACCATTTCTTCTGGAAGAGCAACTTTTAAGTCACCAATTTTTAAAAAAGCATCATTTATCTGACCACTCATGTGTTCATCTATAATACCTGGTATATCGCTTTGTGCTTGTTCTAAGTGTGTGGGTATCTGTTCTTTTGTTACTTCTGTAACCATCTCATTTACCTGTGGCAAAAGCTTTTCAAGATCAACTCTAACGGAAACCCCTA from Proteinivorax hydrogeniformans harbors:
- a CDS encoding proline--tRNA ligase — translated: MRTSKYFLPTLREASAEAETVSHQLMLRAGLIRKQASGVYSYLPLGYKILKKVENIIREEMDSAGSLEILGPAIQPAELWKESQRWDEYGDEMFRLKDRHNREFCLGPTHEEIFTDIVRNDLRSYRNLPLSLYQIQSKYRDERRPRFGVMRSREFIMKDGYSFDIDQDGLDLSYDKMFDAYKRILSRLDLKYQVVEADSGNIGGSHSHEFMVISEVGEDDIIYCAECGYAANLEKAVSKITSIKSEEAPKELKQVDTPNASSIDEVADFLNVLPHNIVKARVYTNNERMFVALVKGDQKINETKLNTILDTSLLEPASEEEIKEIKSEAGFTGPLNLKDVTIICDKEVEKMRNFVVGGNKKGVHLINCNIGRDFTPDIIADIRSAKEGESCTRCGEVLSSSKGIEVGHIFKLGTKYSESLNATVLDKDGKEKPLLMGCYGIGVNRLLAAVIEQNHDEDGIIWPKALGPFQVSVIPVNVKKEEQLNLAEDIYDKLKDKFDVIIDDRKERVGVKFKDHELIGVPVQIIVGKNAADNQVEIKYRQSKDKLLLDAEKVVEALDSYF
- the ispG gene encoding flavodoxin-dependent (E)-4-hydroxy-3-methylbut-2-enyl-diphosphate synthase; the protein is MNRRKTKEIKVGEIKIGGKNPIVIQSMTNTKTADVNSTVRQITKLKEVGCQIVRLAVPDVASAKAISEIKRLTNIPLVADIHFDHKLALLAIENGVDKVRINPGNIGKKEYVTAVVEKAKDGSIPIRIGVNSGSLPQDLSVRDDISTAEKMVRAALREVEILEKLDFNDICISLKSSDVVTTIEAYTKISEKLDYPLHLGVTEAGLLQAGTVKSALGIGTLLYKGIGDTIRVSLTSDPINEVEVAYEILHSLNLPTNKVKTEVVSCPTCGRCDVDIESLSQKVLERLKDYKSDIKVAVMGCVVNGPGEAKDADVGIAGGKSKGIVFSKGHILKTVPTGQLLDELFKEIDKIER
- the rseP gene encoding RIP metalloprotease RseP — protein: MSIVVAAIVLGVLITVHELGHFLVAKGVGMHVKDFAIGFGPAIAKFKKAETLYAIRLFPLGGYVRVLGEDEEERSKEGSMQSKSVLERFMFVLAGPFMNFILAILLFMLVAFAFGLATNEPEIGAVVQGEPADEAGFLSGDEIVSINQQEITTWEEMVEVISDSPNKSLNINILREGTSKSISVVPQYDETGERGVIGITPPRSRLGFIESISYGFSETVMVGRLIFEGLRNLFFGGEGSIDDLAGPVGIVALVGETVRFGIANLIMFTAVLSVNLGILNLLPIPALDGSRLVFLIVEGVRGKPVDPEKEGFVHVIGVLFLLLLFVVVMFNDIMRLLS
- a CDS encoding 1-deoxy-D-xylulose-5-phosphate reductoisomerase, with amino-acid sequence MNIAILGSTGSVGKQALEVIEKAKHLSVYSLVANRNIALVEEQARKFKPKVVGIYDEKSALELKHRLADTDIKVLGGESGVVYAASCEDVDTVLSAIVGTAGLIPTYSAVKANKKVALANKETLVTAGHLIMELAKQTDNVILPVDSEHSAIFQAIGNNEIDSVEKIYLTASGGPFRGKTKEDLATITPKDALKHPNWSMGNKISIDSATLINKGLEVIEAKWLFDIDLNKIEVVVHPQSIIHSAVEFSDGNIIAQMGPSDMRMAISYAFSYPSRFKNNFKRLDLFSQSLTFERPDYETFDGLSLCIDAIKTGGSNPAVLNAANEVCVESFLSGKISFTDISKIIGTVLSKHKTIYAPSLNEVLEVDSWARECTLGIIKG
- a CDS encoding phosphatidate cytidylyltransferase; the encoded protein is MGKRICTAVIGIPLLLLLVWYGGILLNLLLLTAAVIATNEYAKMLKLATTTVLIPLTIFGAITFFTATPLYVAFTIFFMLVGIYLLVVNFETEKIKTLSYLIMAIPYIYLPLWMLGIVRNQSQGFLYVLIILLIPWVTDTGAYFVGLTLGKNKLIPSISPKKTIEGALGGLALCTLVVLTLNYQLDILDFHEAFILAFLGSVLAQTGDLFESAIKRKCNIKDSGNILPGHGGVLDRIDSLLFVVPLGYILFLYFI